One region of Chryseobacterium sp. C-71 genomic DNA includes:
- a CDS encoding efflux RND transporter periplasmic adaptor subunit, translated as MKKKFTWKKAIYIVLGLLLAWALFAGISYLVKSNSKESEAFLTRKPTVQNMDDKVMATGKIIPKEEIEIKPNIAGIIDKILVDEGDRVEAGQLIATVKIIPNIAEVNNAQQEVLNSQLQISNAKMNVDNMQKQFAMQQKLFSQGVISKQEYLNSQQQLYSMQQSLKNANQQLQTAQKRLQIVKTGATPELQGLATTQIRSKAAGTVLEVPVKVGSQVIEANSFNAGTTICSIADLNSLIFQGEIDEAQAGKLKQGMDMNIVIGALQNKSFPGRLTMIAPKGKDNNGTIKFPVEGDVHNPNNEYIRAGFSANGEIVMSSQKNALLLDESLVQYEKSNGKDKAFVEVKQPDGKFKKVYVKLGASDGINVQILSGIDKNANVKVWNPSDKDKEELKEKAKK; from the coding sequence ATGAAAAAGAAGTTCACCTGGAAAAAAGCAATCTATATCGTCTTGGGACTTTTATTGGCATGGGCATTATTTGCAGGAATCAGTTATCTTGTAAAATCAAATTCTAAAGAAAGTGAAGCGTTCCTTACCAGAAAACCGACTGTTCAGAATATGGATGACAAAGTGATGGCGACAGGGAAAATTATTCCAAAAGAAGAAATTGAGATTAAGCCCAATATCGCAGGAATTATCGATAAAATATTGGTAGATGAAGGTGATAGAGTAGAAGCCGGACAATTGATCGCCACAGTGAAAATCATCCCGAATATCGCTGAGGTCAACAATGCACAACAGGAAGTTCTTAACTCTCAACTTCAGATCAGCAATGCCAAAATGAATGTTGATAATATGCAGAAGCAGTTTGCAATGCAGCAAAAACTATTCAGTCAGGGTGTAATTTCAAAACAGGAGTATCTGAATTCTCAGCAACAATTATATTCAATGCAGCAAAGTTTGAAGAATGCCAATCAGCAACTTCAGACTGCGCAAAAAAGATTGCAAATTGTAAAAACGGGTGCAACTCCTGAATTACAAGGTTTGGCGACAACCCAGATTCGTTCAAAAGCTGCAGGAACTGTTCTTGAAGTTCCGGTAAAAGTGGGAAGTCAGGTAATTGAGGCTAACTCTTTCAACGCAGGAACTACGATTTGTTCGATTGCAGATTTGAATTCTTTGATTTTTCAAGGTGAAATTGATGAAGCTCAGGCAGGAAAATTGAAGCAGGGTATGGATATGAATATCGTGATTGGTGCTTTGCAAAACAAATCTTTCCCGGGAAGACTGACGATGATCGCTCCAAAAGGAAAAGATAACAACGGAACGATAAAATTTCCTGTAGAAGGTGATGTTCACAATCCTAATAACGAGTACATTAGAGCCGGATTTTCAGCAAACGGAGAAATCGTCATGAGTTCTCAGAAAAACGCTTTGTTATTAGATGAATCTTTGGTACAGTATGAAAAAAGCAATGGTAAAGACAAAGCTTTTGTTGAAGTAAAACAGCCAGACGGAAAATTCAAAAAAGTATATGTGAAATTGGGCGCAAGCGACGGTATCAATGTACAGATTCTTTCAGGGATTGATAAAAACGCAAATGTAAAAGTCTGGAATCCGTCTGATAAAGATAAAGAAGAATTGAAAGAAAAAGCGAAAAAGTAA
- a CDS encoding ABC transporter ATP-binding protein, with product MLVIQDLHKSYDTGKSKLHVLKGINLNIDEGEFVSIMGSSGSGKSTLLNIIGILDEKDSGVYDLDGIPIEHLNEVKAAEYRSKFLGFVFQSFNLIGYKTALDNVALPLYYQNVPRKERNQKAMEYLEKVGLAQWATHLPNELSGGQKQRVAIARALITNPKVVLADEPTGALDSKTTHDIMKLLQDINNEGKTIIVVTHEPDVAAQTKRNVILRDGIIESDEFINQIVL from the coding sequence ATGTTAGTAATTCAGGATCTACATAAATCATACGATACAGGCAAGAGTAAACTGCACGTTCTCAAGGGTATTAATCTTAATATTGACGAGGGTGAATTTGTCTCTATTATGGGAAGTTCCGGCTCCGGAAAATCGACTTTACTGAATATTATCGGAATTTTGGATGAAAAAGACAGTGGCGTTTATGATCTCGACGGAATTCCTATTGAACATCTGAATGAAGTAAAAGCGGCAGAATACCGTTCGAAATTTCTGGGATTCGTCTTCCAATCGTTTAATTTGATTGGATATAAAACGGCTTTAGATAATGTTGCACTTCCTTTATATTATCAAAACGTTCCGAGAAAAGAGCGTAATCAAAAAGCAATGGAGTATCTGGAAAAAGTAGGTTTGGCACAATGGGCAACCCATCTACCAAACGAACTCTCAGGTGGGCAAAAACAGAGAGTTGCGATTGCCAGAGCATTAATTACCAATCCTAAAGTTGTTTTGGCAGATGAACCCACAGGAGCGTTAGATTCAAAAACGACTCACGATATTATGAAGCTCCTTCAGGATATCAACAATGAAGGTAAAACCATCATCGTGGTAACCCATGAACCCGATGTTGCTGCACAAACCAAAAGAAATGTCATCCTCCGAGACGGAATTATTGAGAGTGATGAGTTTATTAATCAGATTGTTTTGTAA
- a CDS encoding ABC transporter permease, whose translation MNILFKKDTWQEIYYSLKNNKLRTFLTMIGVGWGMFLYVVLLGSAKGMENGFDKLFSGFATNSIFLWAQNTSIPYEGFPKGRDVNLKLTDVEVLKRKISDIDYISPQNSRGSFTGTPGESMSRNGKNATYSLTGDYPIGNKISEKKLIFGRYINDADVSGNKSVAVIGEEVYNNFFDSKKKENPLGKSINVKGLFFNVIGVFRVRKGGGFENDRTVFIPLSTYTKMYNAGEQIDMFAIVSKPNVDVNSVEERVKTELKAKNQVSPEDTNAFGSFNLGKEFKKLTGFLTGMQLLTIIVGTLTILAGVIAISNILLITVKERTKEIGIRRALGAKPSEVRNQILLESVVITLSSGILGFILGIFVLMIFNSLTQNQDEFPFYNPTVNYTNVFAAMSVMVILGLIIGMIPAQRAVKIRPIEALRSE comes from the coding sequence GTGAACATTTTATTTAAAAAAGATACCTGGCAGGAAATTTATTATTCACTAAAGAATAATAAGCTCCGCACATTCCTTACCATGATTGGAGTGGGTTGGGGTATGTTTTTGTATGTAGTTTTACTGGGTTCCGCAAAAGGAATGGAGAATGGTTTTGATAAATTGTTTTCAGGATTTGCGACCAATTCTATTTTCCTTTGGGCACAAAACACTTCGATTCCTTACGAAGGTTTTCCAAAAGGGAGAGATGTGAATCTGAAATTAACTGATGTTGAAGTTTTAAAAAGAAAAATATCAGATATCGATTATATTTCGCCACAGAACTCAAGAGGAAGTTTCACAGGAACGCCCGGCGAATCGATGTCAAGAAACGGTAAAAATGCAACCTATTCTTTAACGGGAGATTACCCGATCGGGAATAAAATTTCAGAAAAGAAACTGATTTTCGGAAGATATATCAACGATGCAGATGTTTCCGGAAATAAAAGTGTAGCAGTGATTGGAGAAGAAGTGTACAACAACTTTTTCGATTCAAAAAAGAAAGAAAATCCGCTAGGGAAATCAATTAACGTGAAAGGACTTTTCTTTAATGTGATCGGAGTTTTCAGAGTGAGAAAAGGGGGTGGTTTTGAAAATGACCGTACTGTTTTTATACCGCTTTCTACGTATACCAAAATGTACAATGCAGGAGAGCAAATCGATATGTTTGCGATTGTGAGCAAGCCCAATGTTGATGTAAATAGCGTTGAAGAAAGAGTGAAAACAGAATTAAAAGCCAAAAATCAGGTTTCGCCGGAAGACACTAATGCTTTTGGAAGTTTTAATTTAGGTAAAGAATTTAAAAAACTCACTGGGTTTTTAACCGGAATGCAGCTTTTAACAATAATCGTAGGAACGCTCACTATTTTGGCCGGGGTCATTGCGATTTCAAATATCTTATTGATTACCGTAAAAGAAAGAACTAAGGAAATAGGCATTCGAAGAGCTTTAGGTGCTAAACCTTCTGAAGTAAGAAACCAGATTTTGCTGGAAAGTGTGGTCATCACGCTCAGTTCGGGTATATTAGGCTTTATTCTAGGGATTTTTGTTTTGATGATATTCAACTCATTGACTCAGAATCAGGATGAATTTCCGTTTTATAACCCGACTGTCAATTATACCAATGTTTTTGCGGCAATGTCGGTGATGGTAATTTTAGGTTTAATTATCGGAATGATTCCTGCTCAAAGAGCGGTGAAAATACGACCGATTGAGGCATTAAGAAGTGAATAA
- a CDS encoding TIR domain-containing protein, translating to MINLLPKYEVLYNDLQNVKFSSFFKSRDFKSFMIRKDYYDFWRSRMEQIDSSRSVYSVGSDYELWNSTDTFKSLLNDKTFHNEIVIVEIIIEFILFSKDRIDVKNILESLELAQFSLENINRIKEISHVKNSEFPSTQIQDVANKKIYEVKEPNMDKRKIFIVHGHNDTLKLDVARTIEKLNLTPIILHEQVNNGKTIIEKFEKFSDVSFAIILLTADDLGNSKNIEHLNKRARQNVIFELGYFIGKLGRENVMTLKEEGIETPNDISGVVYTHYDAYGNWKSELVKELKSAGFKIDTNNLF from the coding sequence ATGATCAATTTACTTCCAAAATACGAAGTCTTGTATAATGATTTACAGAATGTAAAATTTAGTTCATTCTTTAAATCAAGAGATTTTAAATCTTTTATGATTCGAAAAGATTATTATGATTTTTGGAGAAGCAGAATGGAACAAATTGATAGTTCTCGAAGCGTATATTCTGTTGGAAGCGATTATGAGTTATGGAATTCAACAGATACATTTAAATCTTTATTGAATGATAAAACTTTTCATAACGAAATAGTTATTGTTGAGATAATCATTGAATTTATTTTATTTAGTAAAGATAGAATTGATGTTAAAAATATTTTAGAAAGCTTAGAGCTTGCACAATTTAGTTTAGAAAATATTAATAGAATAAAGGAAATAAGCCACGTAAAAAATTCAGAATTTCCATCAACACAAATACAGGATGTAGCTAACAAAAAAATTTACGAAGTTAAAGAGCCTAATATGGACAAAAGAAAAATTTTTATAGTTCATGGTCACAACGATACTTTAAAATTAGATGTTGCTAGAACGATTGAAAAACTAAATTTAACGCCAATAATATTACATGAGCAAGTAAATAATGGCAAAACTATAATAGAGAAATTTGAAAAATTCTCGGATGTTTCTTTCGCTATAATTTTACTGACAGCTGATGATTTGGGTAATTCTAAAAACATAGAACATCTAAATAAAAGAGCAAGACAAAACGTCATTTTTGAATTAGGATATTTTATAGGAAAGCTTGGAAGAGAAAATGTGATGACTTTGAAGGAAGAAGGCATTGAAACCCCCAATGATATTTCAGGTGTTGTATATACTCATTATGATGCTTATGGAAATTGGAAGTCGGAACTTGTGAAAGAATTGAAATCAGCTGGTTTCAAAATTGATACAAATAATCTTTTTTAA
- a CDS encoding ribonucleotide-diphosphate reductase subunit beta, with amino-acid sequence MGIFDKRVSYKPFEYPEVLQFTEAINKSFWVHSEVDFTADVQDFQSQLEPHEKNAVKNALLAIAQIEVSVKSFWGNLYHHLPKPELNGLGSTFAECEFRHSEAYSRLLEVLGYNEEFTHVVEVPALKKRIDFLSNVLKHANSTTPKEYVSSLLLFSILIENVSLFSQFAIILSFTRFKGFMKNVSNIIAWTSIDEQIHANGGIYLINKIREEQPDLLTDSDIEDIYTLVDQSIEVEGEILDWIFEMGELDKFSKQDLINFMKYRVDESLTKINMEKRYNTTAEQYSPMKWFEEEVFANSMDDFFAKRPVDYTKHDKSITANDLF; translated from the coding sequence ATGGGAATTTTTGATAAAAGAGTAAGCTACAAGCCATTTGAGTATCCTGAGGTTCTTCAGTTTACAGAAGCGATCAACAAATCTTTCTGGGTACACTCAGAAGTTGATTTCACGGCAGACGTTCAGGATTTCCAGTCGCAGCTGGAGCCGCACGAAAAAAATGCGGTAAAAAATGCACTTTTGGCGATTGCTCAGATCGAAGTTTCGGTAAAGTCATTTTGGGGAAACCTATATCATCACCTACCAAAGCCTGAATTGAACGGTTTAGGATCTACATTTGCAGAATGTGAATTCCGTCATTCTGAAGCCTATTCTCGTTTGTTGGAAGTTTTGGGATATAACGAAGAATTTACCCACGTTGTAGAAGTTCCTGCCTTAAAGAAAAGAATTGATTTCTTATCCAACGTTCTGAAACACGCCAATTCTACAACGCCGAAAGAATATGTTTCTTCTTTGCTTTTATTCAGTATCCTGATTGAAAATGTGTCCTTGTTTTCACAGTTTGCGATTATTTTATCGTTCACAAGATTCAAAGGTTTCATGAAAAATGTTTCCAATATTATTGCGTGGACGTCTATTGATGAGCAGATTCACGCAAACGGCGGAATTTATCTGATTAATAAAATCCGTGAAGAGCAGCCGGATCTTTTGACTGATTCTGATATTGAAGATATTTATACTTTGGTTGATCAATCTATCGAGGTGGAGGGTGAAATTCTTGACTGGATCTTTGAAATGGGCGAACTGGATAAATTCTCTAAACAAGATTTAATTAACTTTATGAAATACCGTGTTGACGAAAGTTTAACCAAAATCAACATGGAAAAACGTTACAACACCACCGCAGAACAATACAGCCCGATGAAATGGTTTGAAGAAGAAGTTTTCGCCAATTCTATGGATGATTTCTTCGCAAAAAGACCAGTGGATTATACGAAGCACGATAAGAGTATTACGGCGAATGATTTGTTTTAA
- a CDS encoding ABC transporter permease has translation MFDLDRWEEIFSSIRSNVLRTVLSGFTVALGLFIFIVLFGIGTGLKNAFTQGFARDAQNLISIFTGNTTVAYKGLQSNRTVTMNNDDYDFLIDSDKEKVGYSTPRYTANLMVKYGKESGNYQINGADPEEKFIENRKMLEGRYLTPGDLQRKQNVAVVGRMVQRDLIKNGSPVGKDLDINGTMFKVVGVFSDDGGDWDERHITVPITTLQQMKKGSDTVSGVYIAYDENMTPEQAIKYGDQLKERLKSRKNVSPDDENAVRVWNNAQNMNETFMFMAVLTGIVTFIGLGTLLAGIIGISNIMVYIVKERTKEIGVRKAIGAKPRSIVALIVQESVVITVVSGFVGVGLGVLALHLIGDSLEDYFIKDPSVGWGTIFAAFVALVFSGLIAGFVPAYRASRIKPIEALRTE, from the coding sequence ATGTTTGACCTAGATCGTTGGGAAGAAATATTCAGTTCTATTCGCAGTAATGTATTGCGGACGGTGCTTTCGGGCTTTACGGTGGCATTGGGTCTGTTTATATTTATCGTTCTTTTCGGAATTGGAACCGGGCTGAAAAATGCTTTTACACAAGGTTTTGCGAGAGATGCTCAAAATCTGATTTCAATTTTTACGGGAAATACAACAGTTGCTTATAAAGGTTTGCAGTCAAATAGAACGGTGACAATGAATAACGACGACTATGATTTCTTAATCGACAGCGATAAAGAAAAAGTAGGGTATTCTACCCCGAGATATACTGCAAATCTGATGGTAAAATATGGTAAAGAAAGCGGAAATTACCAGATCAACGGTGCAGATCCTGAAGAGAAATTTATCGAAAACAGGAAAATGCTCGAAGGACGTTACCTTACCCCCGGAGATTTACAAAGAAAGCAAAATGTTGCGGTTGTAGGAAGAATGGTGCAGCGGGATTTAATCAAAAATGGAAGTCCGGTAGGTAAAGATCTCGATATCAACGGAACGATGTTCAAAGTAGTTGGAGTTTTCTCAGATGACGGTGGCGACTGGGACGAAAGACACATTACAGTTCCCATCACCACTTTGCAGCAAATGAAAAAAGGTTCTGATACGGTGAGCGGAGTTTATATTGCTTATGATGAAAATATGACACCGGAACAGGCCATCAAATACGGTGACCAGCTTAAAGAAAGGCTTAAATCCAGAAAAAATGTTTCTCCGGATGATGAAAACGCAGTCCGTGTCTGGAACAATGCTCAAAATATGAATGAAACCTTCATGTTTATGGCAGTTCTTACAGGAATTGTGACTTTTATTGGACTAGGAACTTTATTGGCAGGAATTATCGGGATCAGCAACATTATGGTGTATATCGTAAAAGAAAGAACCAAAGAAATCGGTGTGCGAAAAGCTATTGGTGCAAAACCACGAAGCATTGTTGCTTTGATTGTTCAGGAAAGTGTCGTGATTACCGTAGTTTCAGGGTTTGTAGGAGTTGGTTTGGGTGTTTTAGCATTACATTTAATAGGTGACAGTCTTGAAGATTACTTCATTAAAGATCCGAGTGTGGGTTGGGGAACTATCTTTGCGGCATTTGTAGCATTGGTTTTTTCAGGTTTGATTGCAGGATTCGTTCCTGCCTACAGAGCCTCAAGAATTAAACCTATCGAAGCATTAAGAACAGAATAA